In the genome of Cupriavidus malaysiensis, one region contains:
- the fdhD gene encoding formate dehydrogenase accessory sulfurtransferase FdhD — MRLEPQSERTGSQRRAIVRHQGDAFTAGADDVSEEFPVALVFNGISHAVMMATPRDLEAFGTGFALTEGLVARVGDIHDIEVLLHADSAEVQLTIAQQAFLALKDRRRTLAGRTGCGLCGIESLQMLDLLPAPVPRPLPALPLDAVLARAWRELPAHQTLMAATGGVHAAAWCTLDGGILHAFEDVGRHNALDKLVGHLAHAGVDMSRGFVFLSSRASYELVRKAARMGIPMVATISAPTSLAIDIAQQAGMRLVSFCRHSGFVEYTGGAAAS; from the coding sequence ATGCGCCTTGAGCCCCAATCCGAACGCACCGGCAGCCAGCGCCGCGCCATCGTCCGGCACCAGGGCGATGCCTTTACCGCGGGCGCCGATGACGTCAGCGAGGAATTTCCGGTCGCCCTGGTCTTCAACGGCATCTCCCACGCGGTCATGATGGCCACGCCGCGCGATCTGGAGGCTTTCGGCACCGGCTTCGCGCTCACCGAGGGCCTGGTCGCGCGGGTCGGCGACATCCATGACATCGAAGTGCTGCTGCACGCGGACAGCGCCGAGGTGCAGCTCACCATCGCCCAGCAGGCCTTCCTGGCCTTGAAAGACCGGCGCCGCACACTGGCCGGACGCACCGGCTGCGGATTGTGCGGCATCGAAAGCCTGCAGATGCTGGATCTGCTGCCGGCGCCGGTGCCGCGGCCGCTGCCGGCGCTGCCGCTCGACGCGGTGCTGGCGCGTGCCTGGCGCGAGCTGCCGGCGCACCAGACCCTGATGGCGGCCACCGGAGGCGTGCATGCCGCCGCCTGGTGCACGCTCGATGGCGGCATCCTGCACGCCTTCGAGGACGTCGGCCGGCACAACGCCCTGGACAAGCTGGTCGGACACCTCGCGCACGCCGGTGTCGACATGAGCCGGGGCTTCGTCTTCCTGTCCAGCCGCGCCAGCTACGAGCTGGTGCGCAAGGCCGCGCGCATGGGCATCCCGATGGTGGCGACGATTTCCGCGCCCACCTCGCTGGCCATCGATATCGCGCAGCAGGCCGGCATGCGGCTGGTCAGCTTCTGCCGCCACAGCGGCTTCGTCGAGTACACCGGCGGCGCGGCTGCCTCCTAG
- the selA gene encoding L-seryl-tRNA(Sec) selenium transferase, giving the protein MDASAPLLAGPVDIPSVDRLLNAEPLQPLLARYGRSQVTAALRRLLDDYRARAVAGQLLRPALEDAALAQALTATLDDAARPRLRAVYNLTGTVLHTNLGRALLPQEAVAEVARALTAPANLEFDLDSGGRGDRDDLVEDLLCELTGAEAATVVNNNAAAVLLMLNTLAQRREVVVSRGELVEIGGAFRIPDIMQRAGTRLVEIGTTNRTHPHDYAGAIGARTALLMKVHCSNYQITGFTRSVEVDEVVALARPHGLPVVVDLGSGTLVDLRRWGLPGETTVRETIAAGADLVTFSGDKLLGGPQAGLIVGRADLIRKIKKNPLKRALRVGKLTLAALEPVLRLYRAPELLAQTLPTLRLLTRPAAALQAQAQRLCPLLAPALGAEYRIEAAPMFSQIGSGALPLSQVPSHGLRIAAAAGRRAGAGKPLQRLEAALRALPRPVIGRIGEQALWLDLRCLEEDEEAGFVAQWQALRP; this is encoded by the coding sequence ATGGACGCTAGCGCGCCGTTGCTGGCGGGGCCGGTGGACATCCCCTCGGTCGACCGCCTGCTCAACGCCGAACCCCTGCAACCGCTGCTGGCGCGCTACGGCCGCAGCCAGGTGACCGCCGCGCTGCGCCGGCTGCTCGACGACTACCGCGCGCGTGCCGTGGCCGGGCAGCTGCTGCGGCCGGCGCTGGAAGACGCCGCGCTGGCGCAGGCGCTGACGGCCACCCTGGACGATGCCGCGCGCCCGCGCCTGCGCGCCGTCTACAACCTGACCGGCACGGTACTGCACACCAACCTGGGCCGCGCCCTGCTGCCGCAGGAAGCGGTGGCCGAGGTGGCACGGGCGTTGACCGCGCCGGCCAACCTGGAATTCGATCTCGACAGCGGCGGCCGCGGCGACCGCGACGACCTGGTCGAAGACCTGCTGTGCGAGCTGACCGGTGCCGAGGCGGCGACGGTGGTCAACAACAACGCCGCCGCCGTGCTGCTGATGCTGAACACGCTGGCGCAGCGGCGCGAAGTGGTGGTGTCGCGCGGCGAACTGGTCGAGATCGGTGGCGCCTTCCGCATTCCCGACATCATGCAGCGCGCCGGCACGCGCCTGGTCGAGATCGGCACCACCAACCGCACCCATCCGCACGACTATGCCGGCGCGATCGGCGCGCGCACCGCGCTGCTGATGAAGGTGCACTGCAGCAACTACCAGATCACCGGCTTCACCCGCAGCGTGGAGGTGGACGAGGTGGTGGCGCTGGCCCGCCCGCACGGCCTGCCGGTGGTGGTGGACCTGGGCAGCGGCACCCTGGTCGACCTGCGCCGCTGGGGCCTGCCCGGCGAGACCACGGTGCGCGAGACCATCGCCGCCGGCGCCGACCTGGTCACCTTCAGCGGCGACAAGCTGCTGGGCGGCCCGCAGGCCGGCCTGATCGTCGGCCGCGCAGACCTGATCCGCAAGATCAAGAAGAACCCGCTCAAGCGCGCGCTGCGCGTGGGCAAGCTGACGCTGGCCGCGCTGGAGCCGGTGCTGCGGCTGTACCGCGCGCCCGAGCTGCTGGCGCAGACCTTGCCGACCCTGCGCCTGCTGACCCGTCCCGCCGCCGCGCTGCAGGCCCAGGCCCAGCGCCTGTGCCCGCTGCTGGCACCGGCGCTGGGCGCGGAGTACCGGATCGAGGCCGCGCCGATGTTCAGCCAGATCGGCAGCGGCGCGCTGCCGCTCAGCCAGGTCCCCAGCCACGGCCTGCGCATCGCCGCCGCGGCCGGCCGGCGCGCCGGCGCGGGCAAGCCGCTGCAGCGCCTGGAAGCGGCCCTGCGCGCGCTGCCGCGCCCGGTCATCGGCCGCATCGGCGAACAGGCCCTGTGGCTGGACCTGCGTTGCCTGGAAGAAGACGAGGAGGCCGGCTTCGTCGCCCAGTGGCAGGCCCTGCGGCCATGA
- the selB gene encoding selenocysteine-specific translation elongation factor, whose product MIVGTAGHIDHGKTTLVRALTGVDTDRLKEEKARGISIELGYAYTPLPGGEVLGYIDVPGHERLIHTMAAGASGIDLALLVVAADDGVMPQTREHVAILALLGVRAAVVALSKADRVEPPRLEAVRAEISALLADTPFAGAPVFALAATRAGDAGVAALRAHLHAAALALPPRAADGPFRLAVDRVFTLAGHGTVVTGTVFGGQVRVGDSVRLAPSGLPARVRSIHAQQQPAEAGHAGQRCALNLAGIDKDAIARGDWVLDPVLLAPTTRLDVRLALLPGSGHRLAHWAPLHIHLGTTHRLANIVLLEGDTIEPGAQAFAQLVFAAPLCAWPGDRFIARNPQATRTVGGGVVLDPFAPERRRRAPQRLAYLRALQQMAGGSGLAPLLAQAPRGITVARLRCLAAGAPGGWRLPADALRIGAPTQDEASLILAEHWQALQTRVLEALAAFHARQPDEPGPDAGTLRRIAFAGTPVPDPLWLGLLDALAGRGALRRQGAWLQLPTHSASLSAAEQALQPRVMPLLEAGAYDPPWVRDLAAALQVPEDAMRQLLRKLARQGQVHQVVRDLFYTHAHVQALAALVSGLVAHHGSVDAARFRDAVGLGRKRAIQVLEFLDRVGYTRRVGNARMLRPDGQWQQGQANGAAVPSAAAHDEGP is encoded by the coding sequence ATGATCGTCGGCACCGCCGGCCATATCGACCATGGCAAGACCACGCTGGTGCGCGCACTGACCGGCGTCGACACCGACCGCCTCAAGGAAGAGAAGGCACGCGGCATCTCCATCGAGCTGGGCTACGCCTACACGCCGCTGCCGGGCGGCGAGGTGCTCGGCTATATCGACGTGCCCGGCCACGAACGCCTGATCCATACCATGGCGGCCGGCGCCAGCGGCATCGACCTGGCCCTGCTGGTGGTGGCCGCCGACGACGGCGTGATGCCGCAGACCCGCGAGCACGTGGCCATCCTCGCATTGCTCGGCGTACGCGCGGCGGTGGTGGCGCTGAGCAAGGCGGACCGCGTCGAGCCGCCGCGGCTGGAGGCCGTGCGCGCGGAGATCTCGGCCTTGCTGGCGGACACGCCCTTCGCCGGCGCGCCGGTGTTCGCGCTGGCCGCCACCCGGGCCGGCGATGCCGGCGTGGCGGCGCTGCGCGCCCATCTGCATGCGGCCGCGCTGGCGCTGCCGCCGCGTGCCGCCGACGGCCCCTTCCGCCTGGCCGTCGACCGTGTGTTCACGCTGGCCGGCCACGGCACCGTGGTGACCGGCACGGTCTTCGGTGGCCAGGTCCGCGTCGGCGACAGCGTGCGCCTGGCGCCCTCCGGCCTGCCCGCACGCGTGCGCAGCATCCACGCCCAGCAGCAGCCGGCCGAGGCCGGCCATGCCGGGCAGCGCTGCGCCCTCAATCTCGCCGGCATCGACAAGGACGCCATCGCGCGCGGCGACTGGGTGCTCGACCCGGTCCTGCTGGCACCCACCACGCGCCTCGACGTGCGGCTGGCCCTGCTGCCCGGCAGCGGCCACCGCCTTGCGCACTGGGCCCCGCTCCACATCCACCTGGGCACCACGCACCGGCTTGCCAACATCGTGCTGCTGGAGGGCGACACCATCGAGCCCGGCGCGCAGGCCTTCGCCCAGCTCGTGTTCGCCGCCCCGCTCTGCGCCTGGCCGGGCGACCGCTTCATCGCGCGCAATCCTCAGGCCACCCGCACCGTGGGGGGCGGCGTGGTGCTGGACCCGTTCGCGCCGGAACGCCGGCGCCGCGCGCCGCAACGGCTGGCCTACCTGCGCGCCCTGCAGCAGATGGCCGGCGGCAGCGGCCTGGCGCCGCTGCTGGCGCAGGCGCCGCGCGGCATCACGGTCGCGCGCCTGCGCTGCCTCGCCGCCGGCGCGCCCGGCGGCTGGCGCCTGCCAGCCGACGCGCTGCGCATCGGCGCGCCGACCCAGGACGAGGCCAGCCTCATCCTCGCCGAGCACTGGCAGGCCCTGCAGACGCGCGTGCTGGAAGCGCTGGCGGCCTTCCACGCGCGCCAGCCGGACGAGCCCGGCCCGGACGCTGGCACGCTACGCCGCATCGCCTTCGCCGGCACGCCGGTGCCGGACCCGCTCTGGCTCGGCCTGCTCGACGCCCTGGCCGGGCGCGGCGCCCTGCGCCGCCAGGGCGCCTGGCTGCAACTGCCCACGCACTCCGCCAGTCTGAGCGCCGCCGAACAAGCCTTGCAGCCGCGCGTGATGCCGCTGCTGGAGGCCGGCGCCTATGATCCCCCCTGGGTACGCGACCTCGCCGCCGCGCTCCAGGTGCCGGAAGACGCGATGCGGCAACTGCTGCGCAAGCTGGCGCGCCAGGGCCAGGTGCACCAGGTCGTGCGCGACCTGTTCTATACGCACGCGCACGTCCAGGCGCTGGCCGCCCTGGTGAGCGGGCTGGTGGCACACCACGGCAGCGTCGACGCGGCACGGTTCCGCGACGCCGTCGGCCTCGGGCGCAAGCGGGCCATCCAGGTTTTGGAGTTCCTCGACCGCGTCGGTTACACTCGCCGGGTTGGCAATGCGCGCATGCTGCGCCCCGACGGCCAGTGGCAGCAGGGGCAGGCGAACGGCGCAGCGGTCCCGTCCGCAGCCGCTCACGACGAAGGGCCATGA
- a CDS encoding transglutaminase-like domain-containing protein, with translation MDRRAFLRLGAGTPALAGLSGLGLGLPAMAAAPAPDAAPAGLGWRTYEIVTEVALPAQAAPASVWLPATGGKLGDYQRTLATRWEAPAGQARAALAPGYDVRMVVVGWPEATDGPLRATLTQVVALRDRAVDLGQAPSPAVPRESAAVLREYLRPTRLLPLDGIVRDTALQVTAGAGDDVAKARALYQWVVDHTCRDASVRGCGTGDVAAMLRTGGIMNGKCADINALFVALSRAVGIPARDAYGVRVDLSQHGFKALGKDGDISKAQHCRAEFYTAGYGWVPVDPADVRKVALEEAPGGLPMDHAKVRAARALLFGAWEMNWVAYNHGHDVALPGSGAPPVPFLMYPNGHTVAGTLDSVDPDAFGYRIRSRRLA, from the coding sequence ATGGACCGTCGTGCATTCTTGCGGCTGGGGGCGGGCACCCCGGCACTGGCAGGCCTCAGCGGCCTTGGACTGGGGCTTCCGGCCATGGCCGCCGCGCCGGCGCCGGATGCGGCACCGGCCGGCCTTGGATGGCGCACCTACGAGATCGTCACCGAGGTCGCGCTGCCCGCGCAGGCCGCGCCGGCCAGCGTCTGGCTGCCTGCAACGGGCGGCAAGCTCGGCGACTACCAGCGCACGCTGGCAACGCGCTGGGAGGCCCCGGCGGGACAGGCGCGTGCCGCACTGGCGCCGGGATACGATGTGCGCATGGTCGTGGTGGGCTGGCCGGAGGCCACCGACGGGCCGCTGCGCGCCACGCTCACCCAGGTGGTGGCGCTGCGCGACCGCGCGGTGGACCTGGGCCAGGCGCCCTCGCCCGCCGTGCCGCGCGAGTCGGCCGCCGTCCTGCGCGAATACCTGCGGCCGACCCGGCTGCTGCCCCTCGACGGCATCGTGCGCGACACCGCGCTGCAGGTCACAGCCGGCGCCGGCGACGACGTGGCCAAGGCCCGCGCGCTCTACCAATGGGTGGTCGACCATACCTGCCGCGATGCCAGCGTGCGCGGCTGCGGCACCGGCGACGTGGCGGCCATGCTGCGCACCGGGGGCATCATGAACGGCAAGTGCGCGGACATCAACGCACTGTTCGTGGCCCTGTCGCGCGCCGTCGGCATCCCGGCGCGCGACGCCTACGGCGTGCGCGTCGACCTGTCGCAGCACGGCTTCAAGGCCCTGGGCAAGGACGGCGATATTTCGAAGGCCCAGCATTGCCGCGCCGAGTTCTACACGGCCGGCTACGGCTGGGTGCCGGTCGATCCCGCCGACGTGCGCAAGGTCGCGCTGGAAGAGGCGCCGGGTGGCCTGCCGATGGACCACGCCAAGGTGCGCGCGGCGCGCGCCCTGCTGTTCGGCGCCTGGGAGATGAACTGGGTGGCCTACAACCATGGGCACGACGTGGCATTGCCGGGCAGCGGCGCGCCGCCGGTACCCTTCCTGATGTATCCGAACGGGCACACGGTGGCCGGCACGCTCGACAGCGTGGATCCGGACGCCTTCGGCTACCGCATCCGCTCGCGGCGCCTGGCCTGA